In Diadema setosum chromosome 19, eeDiaSeto1, whole genome shotgun sequence, a genomic segment contains:
- the LOC140242344 gene encoding uncharacterized protein, with the protein MVRALPSDLARLVLDYLHSEGLQESYDVFLHESPHLEEIRNISSAAVGILPLGAKNLQVIVEEYYELISQDARKVKNANDALYKLWTRFDALLIQIKHHYKGSGAITTFTGELPSQSVRSRYSLNRLYHERFQMEREQAQQNANFTAIKKQQQQQQQQLQQQQHHQHQQQQQPQQLQPQLQQQVHQQTVPQSSVQYTTVESLPGNRPLGQRSGDNTVATPLSEQASQMLPCEKPSPPQDVSSMYLTCSLVRCFTCDFSFAQTDAVRFCLFFLCLLGTQSQFLTPSKSSQSHLQNEKIIGKSPKRKSAPPRRKLTSAMTEKTHTMTSTGVDSTFGPDEMRDLPSPWGSVVNNRELVEKLAENINKMLPSQESSPPMESLPGNEVNDSSPTAEENPGEQSTPVASGSQAIDDLLSGMMAENVLEEFVDMTSNDPAFNSLFSLFNTDRDRFLNNERKKLSLTPPDGEADMDSCVRPADGSVSFPGAMLSPNQNLSPLMDITSSHGQTATELLAEGGRAGTSASAGGSGSVMVTGSVEVTEAIGCEKLSGENDLFTISDSEQVSSLSVLDSSKFPNTVVTRSQPEACTNHQDMAGSIREKSNSVGKGAVSPRFSGTPQGLSSGRRHKTIVKTFADLKTGHHVRSLSFTSGQSPDRRLSRGKEGICDHGKPSSSSPSSTSCQERSVEVADGGRNDNSTGRRQHTNESTPSKVTTPCAVTRVYSPKEKVVARLLTTLPSTPPKVQIQSPMKMGLKAKKVVIIKTRRQDVAGKCAGGGGAGGGGVKVGGGDEATGSISRGDPSDKGVAAAHGKESLVNGGCESTPPGLTAVSVTSRVTVEERNSDEKSTKSAELAAHLASPANSTGTESIDGTDSTGSVNTPPDGSQDKITQKGVKRSRQSAEKVKASKKTKKGKLKKKDNFGFPLDLDVDKFLSQIDYES; encoded by the exons ATGGTTCGGGCACTTCCTTCGGATCTCGCTCGTCTTGTACTGG ACTACCTGCATTCTGAGGGTCTTCAGGAAAGCTATGACGTCTTCCTTCATGAGAGTCCTCATCTTGAGGAGATTCGCAACATCTCATCAGCAGCAGTTGGCATTTTG CCCCTTGGAGCCAAGAATCTGCAAGTAATTGTGGAAGAATACTACGAGCTGATATCACAAG ATGCCAGAAAGGTGAAAAATGCTAATGATGCTCTATACAAGCTCTGGACAAGATTTGATGCCCTGCTGATACAAATCAA GCACCACTACAAGGGGAGTGGAGCCATAACAACTTTCACTGGTGAACTTCCAAGCCAATCAG TGAGGAGTCGGTACAGCCTGAATCGGCTCTACCATGAACGGTTTCAGATGGAGCGTGAGCAGGCTCAACAGAATGCCAACTTCACCGCCATCAAgaagcagcaacagcagcagcagcagcagctgcaacaacaacaacatcatcaacatcagcagcaacagcagccgCAACAGCTGCAGCCACAACTGCAGCAACAAGTCCACCAGCAGACCGTTCCACAATCCAGCGTGCAATACACCACCGTGGAGAGCCTGCCAGGCAACCGGccgttgggtcaaaggtcaggcgACAACACGGTTGCCACCCCGCTCTCGGAACAAGCGTCGCAGATGCTGCCGTGCGAAAAACCATCCCCTCCACAGGATGTCTCTAGTATGTATCTTACGTGCTCTCTTGTGCG TTGTTTTACCTGTGATTTCTCATTTGCTCAAACTGATGCAgtaagattttgtttgttttttctctgtcttttaGGCACCCAGTCTCAGTTCCTGACTCCGAGCAAATCCTCCCAAAGTCATCTtcagaatgaaaagattatcGGAAAGTCACCCAAGAGAAAAAG TGCTCCACCCAGGAGAAAGCTCACAAGTGCAATGACGGAGAAGACGCACACGATGACATCAACAGGTGTCGACTCCACCTTTGGCCCGGACGAGATGCGAGACCTGCCATCGCCATGGGGATCGGTGGTGAACAACAGGGAGCTGGTAGAGAAGCTGGCAGAGAACATCAACAAGATGTTACCCTCCCA GGAATCATCACCCCCCATGGAGTCTTTGCCTGGCAACGAGGTGAATGACAGCAGCCCCACCGCAGAGGAGAATCCAGGCGAGCAGTCCACCCCTGTTGCCAGTGGCAGCCAGGCCATCGATGACCTCCTCTCGGGGATGATGGCGGAGAACGTGCTGGAGGAGTTTGTGGACATGACCAGCAACGACCCCGCCTTCAACTCTCTCTTCTCGCTCTTCAACACAGACCGGGACAGGTTCCTGAACAACGAGCGCAAGAAGCTCTCTCTGACTCCGCCGGATGGAGAGG CTGATATGGACTCTTGTGTGAGGCCTGCCGATGGATCAGTGTCGTTTCCAGGTGCCATGTTATCGCCCAATCAGAATCTTTCTCCCCTCATGGACATTACCTCCTCACACGGTCAAACTGCAACCGAATTGCTGGCAGAAGGGGGAAGGGCAGGAACAAGTGCCAGTGCAGGAGGATCAGGGTCAGTCATGGTCACAGGGTCAGTGGAGGTCACCGAGGCAATCGGATGCGAGAAATTGTCCGGGGAGAATGACTTATTTACCATCTCCGATAGCGAACAGGTCTCTTCCCTTTCTGTGCTGGACAGTAGCAAGTTCCCAAATACAGTGGTCACACGCAGTCAGCCCGAGGCCTGTACAAATCATCAAGATATGGCGGGAAGTATTAGAGAAAAGTCAAACTCAGTGGGTAAAGGAGCGGTCAGTCCCCGTTTCAGTGGGACTCCCCAAGGTCTTTCCTCTGGACGAAGGCACAAGACAATTGTAAAGACCTTTGCGGATCTGAAGACAGGCCATCACGTTCGGTCTCTGTCTTTCACCAGTGGCCAAAGCCCAGATAGGAGATTGTCAAGGGGGAAGGAAGGAATATGTGACCACGGTAagccttcatcatcatcacccagCTCCACCAGCTGCCAGGAGAGATCTGTGGAGGTCGCTGATGGAGGAAGGAATGACAACAGCACCGGCAGGCGCCAACACACCAATGAGAGTACTCCGTCCAAGGTAACCACACCCTGCGCTGTCACCAGGGTCTACTCGCCCAAGGAGAAAGTGGTGGCACGGCTGTTGACCACACTGCCCTCCACGCCACCAAAGGTGCAGATACAGTCGCCGATGAAAATGGGACTCAAAGCGAAAAAAGTGGTGATCATCAAGACGCGGAGGCAAGATGTAGCAGGAAAGTGTGCAGGAGGAGggggagcaggaggaggaggagtaaaAGTTGGTGGTGGTGACGAAGCTACGGGTAGCATTTCTAGGGGCGACCCATCTGACAAAGGTGTGGCAGCTGCACATGGAAAAGAATCACTTGTAAATGGGGGCTGTGAAAGCACACCTCCCGGACTGACTGCTGTCAGCGTTACAAGTCGAGTCACTGTGGAAGAGAGGAACTCTGATGAGAAAAGCACAAAATCTGCTGAGTTAGCAGCACACCTCGCTTCTCCCGCCAACTCCACGGGAACAGAAAGTATTGATGGGACAGACAGCACAGGCAGTGTAAACACTCCACCTGATGGAAGCCAAGATAAGATAACTCAGAAAGGTGTCAAACGCTCCCGGCAGAGTGCAGAGAAAGTTAAG GCTTCAAAGAAGACCAAAAAAGGtaaattaaagaagaaagacaacTTTGGATTCCCGCTTGATCTGGATGTGGACAAGTTTTTATCACAGATTGATTATGAAAGCTGA
- the LOC140242847 gene encoding uncharacterized protein, which yields MESNNESESSESKNGGKKSQGIFSEWPIEMPSATASRVHAETRDERGRTRSSEAQHEKLDVTRMNRDPNMERMDHEEYEHDENESSVSCGSSASSMARKKERQKQRERELKAKLIALQETTELEKKLRSLKIEQEIQQLRMSQRIKEEEAELERQKTAIALKTELKLLRDEELQENGEEKPFHHDHEQGKNTTQGVQQTQESQSVIKDPLSHAQTEQHHIRMEHSQPDEGGQKPVSRMRSMRNEALEQQRSNRGQAEEVPTLQQERVEFKTEEGMLPIVLREMMKFTAQNSLPVPEMETFSGDPLEYLTFTRNFEYVVESKTDDPARKLELLLKYTRGEAYDLIRECPHIQPKERAFETAKHMLQQDYGQRSSIINAYMEKAKAWEPIKTGDGQGLRKYSIFLNNCSYVRDAGEIREMDAPGFLRIVASKLPIYIQQKWISIVGFTRDVSNRSPTLEDLVHLVTQTARNQNDPMVEGLGYKKNAIYQRDKPARTKSTAKVFGTRTANQSGDENSTKPPTCSFCGTNTRHNINDCRKFKALTVEERSEQVRKKGLCFRCLKPRHMKRECKSQVVCELCKRKHNTLMHDSRRIKDRDGAETDERKNQNDASTSTELHSEATKVSSGSTNVKKGIGEKAQPTSTCMTIIPVVIKRRGSEKCISTYAFIDSGCGTVFCDTELVERLQARTRKTKLVIKTLNLEEVIDTEVTVDEMQIGGIQEEEYISLPPMYVRDGIPVTVKDAPMQRDLEKWRHLKDIELPELSGKNTLPRVSLMIGANVPSATMPLEIKVGDVGEPYAIRSKLGWLIYGLHTQVQADKFKVCFCKEQEVTIIPRQDDLERKFREFCNMEFTERLSETRAGPSVDDKHFLDIMEKSTTKKGNHYQMDLPLRQRDVTMPNNRSQAEGFIERLGRKLLKNEEMHQQYTTFMNDLEKQGYSERVPETELNRNDGKIWYIPHHGVYHPQKPGKIRVVFNCPITYKGKSLNQELIQGPDLTNGLIGVLFRWRKDEVAVMADIQSMFYQVRVTPDQCDMLRYLWWPDGDIAKKPVEYRMLVHLFGATSSPSCSNYALKRIAKDNQGCTREAVLDAIENDFYVDDFLKSVPTQEEGITLAKEMKQVLAEGGFKLTKWSSNNREVLNSIPKEDHAVEIKDLDLKKEILPTERALGVQWDPEKDRLGFKLKEKSRKATRRNILSVMSSVYDPFGIAAPYVLKAKMILQELCQAKLDWDQSIPEKQRKEWEHWMDELHNLEQVKIDRCLKPKNFGKVTNAHLHHFADASKNGYGVVTYLRQINEDDEVHVAYVAGKARVAPLKPHTIVKMELTAATLAVKQDTMIRREMKMDLDQSVFWTDSQTVLKYISNETARYPVFVTNRLSIIRDGSEVIQWKYIPTKLNPADHASRGLDASELTKKKEWLEGPEFLKESEEMWPSDVKVTVDEKDGDEPQGEVNEIYIHTTRTNEENPVNALLSHYSDWNKLKRGVAWILKLKKGLQDKMKGKVGNSEEERFNLTCKDIEEAELAIIQHVQLESYPDEMKRLAHGKGLPKNSTISSLDPMLSDGLLKVGGRLQHAQMPSSAKHQYILPRKHHVTTLVMQHVHRRVGHQGQNHMVAEIRQKYWIVGVGVLARNIAKRCIICRKAQGKAGYQKMAELPSSRVQGDEPVFTKVGMDYFGPFEIKCGRSMRKRYGVIFTCMTSRAVHIEVASSLDTSSCIDAIRRFVSRRGPVKEMFSDNGTNLVGADKELSEALKGLNQEQMMNFHASHGMKWHFNPPAASHQGGVWERQIRTVRKILKAILAEQYLKTSQNEEQLNTLLCEVEAIINSRPLTRCSDNPNDLDVISPNSLLTMKTSMMLPPGTFDVKDVYAKRRWKQMQYLADLFWRRWIKEYLPSLQQRQKWLQPGRNLQVGDVVLIADETAPRCSWSMARVQEVMPDKKGFVRRAKVKTATSVLTRPVTKLCLLLEQEA from the coding sequence ATGGAATCAaacaatgaaagtgaaagttCTGAAAGTAAGAATGGTGGAAAGAAGAGCCAGGGCATATTCTCAGAATGGCCAATAGAGATGCCTAGTGCCACTGCTAGTAGAGTTCATGCAGAAACAAGAGATGAAAGGGGCAGAACCAGAAGTAGTGAAGCCCAGCATGAAAAACTAGACGTAACAAGAATGAATAGAGATCCAAATATGGAGAGAATGGATCATGAGGAGTATGAGCATGATGAGAATGAATCCAGTGTATCATGTGGATCATCGGCATCTTCTATGGctaggaagaaagaaagacaaaaacagagagagagggagttaAAGGCAAAGTTAATAGCACTACAAGAGACAACTGAACTTGAAAAGAAGCTAAGATCATTGAAAATAGAACAGGAAATCCAACAATTAAGAATGAGTCAGCGtatcaaagaagaagaagcagagcTTGAAAGACAGAAGACAGCCATAGCGTTGAAAACAGAATTGAAGCTTCTGCGGGATGAAGAACTACAAGAGAATGGTGAAGAAAAACCTTTTCATCATGACCATGAACAGGGGAAGAATACTACACAAGGTGTACAACAAACCCAAGAGTCACAAAGTGTAATTAAGGATCCTCTGTCTCATGCACAAACTGAACAACATCATATCAGAATGGAACATTCGCAACCTGATGAAGGTGGACAGAAACCTGTCTCTCGTATGAGGAGTATGAGGAATGAAGCTTTGGAACAACAAAGGTCAAATCGAGGTCAAGCAGAGGAAGTTCCTACGCTACAACAAGAGAGGGTTGAGTTTAAAACTGAAGAAGGAATGCTTCCAATCGTGCTCAGGGAGATGATGAAATTCACAGCCCAAAATAGCCTGCCAGTGCCAGAGATGGAAACATTCAGTGGAGACCCCCTTGAATACCTGACCTTCACAAGGAACTTCGAGTACGTTGTAGAATCCAAAACAGACGATCCTGCGAGGAAGCTAGAATTACTGCTAAAGTATACCAGGGGTGAAGCATACGATCTAATCCGGGAATGTCCACATATCCAGCCAAAAGAGAGAGCCTTTGAAACAGCAAAACACATGCTACAACAAGACTACGGGCAACGAAGTAGCATTATTAATGCTTATATGGAGAAGGCCAAGGCATGGGAACCCATCAAGACAGGGGATGGACAGGGATTGAGgaaatattccattttcctcAACAATTGTTCCTATGTACGAGATGCTGGAGAGATAAGAGAGATGGATGCCCCTGGTTTCTTGCGAATCGTTGCCAGCAAACTCCCTATCTACATCCAGCAAAAGTGGATATCAATAGTTGGATTTACAAGAGATGTGAGTAACAGAAGTCCCACCCTGGAAGACTTGGTACATCTTGTTACACAGACGGCGAGGAACCAGAACGACCCGATGGTAGAAGGTCTGGGGTACAAGAAGAACGCTATCTATCAGAGGGACAAACCTGCAAGAACGAAAAGCACTGCAAAGGTTTTCGGAACCAGGACTGCAAACCAGAGTGGGGATGAAAACAGCACAAAACCACCAACTTGCTCTTTCTGTGGTACAAATACACGACATAATATAAACGATTGCAGAAAGTTCAAAGCACTGACAGTCGAAGAAAGATCGGAGCAAGTGAGAAAGAAGGGACTGTGTTTCAGGTGTCTAAAACCAAGACACATGAAGCGGGAGTGCAAAAGCCAAGTGGTCTGTGAGCTGTGCAAAAGGAAGCACAACACGCTGATGCACGACTCCAGAAGAATCAAAGACAGAGATGGAGCTGAGACAGATGAAaggaaaaatcaaaatgatgctTCAACTTCAACGGAGCTGCATAGTGAAGCTACTAAGGTCTCATCAGGATCCACCAATGTCAAAAAAGGGATTGGAGAAAAAGCTCAACCAACATCGACATGCATGACAATAATTCCAGTTGTCATAAAACGCAGGGGAAGTGAGAAATGCATATCAACTTATGCATTCATAGATAGTGGATGCGGAACAGTATTCTGTGATACTGAACTGGTAGAGAGACTGCAAGCAAGAACCAGAAAGACTAAATTAGTCATCAAGACATTGAACTTGGAGGAAGTAATCGACACAGAAGTCACGGTAGATGAAATGCAGATAGGTGGAATACAAGAGGAGGAATATATCAGCCTTCCACCAATGTATGTAAGAGATGGCATACCAGTGACCGTGAAAGATGCTCCAATGCAAAGAGATCTGGAAAAATGGAGACATCTAAAGGACATAGAGCTACCAGAACTAAGTGGCAAGAACACTCTCCCGAGGGTGTCACTCATGATTGGAGCCAATGTTCCTTCAGCAACAATGCCACTGGAAATCAAAGTTGGTGATGTTGGAGAACCTTATGCCATCAGATCAAAGCTGGGATGGCTGATATATGGCTTACACACACAGGTTCAAGCAGACAAGTTCAAAGTGTGTTTCTGTAAGGAGCAGGAGGTGACCATCATTCCACGACAAGATGACTTGGAACGGAAATTCAGGGAGTTCTGTAACATGGAGTTCACCGAGAGACTCAGTGAAACAAGGGCTGGTCCGTCAGTTGATGACAAACATTTCCTAGATATAATGGAGAAGTCCACGACAAAGAAAGGCAATCATTATCAGATGGACTTACCTCTGAGACAGAGAGATGTGACGATGCCCAACAACAGGAGCCAAGCTGAAGGGTTCATCGAAAGACTTGGACGAAAGCTGCTAAAGAATGAGGAAATGCATCAACAGTACACCACATTCATGAATGATCTGGAAAAACAAGGATATTCAGAAAGAGTACCAGAAACAGAGTTGAACAGAAATGATGGGAAAATTTGGTACATACCGCATCATGGGGTTTACCATCCACAGAAACCTGGGAAGATCAGGGTAGTCTTCAATTGTCCTATCACCTACAAAGGGAAATCTCTGAACCAAGAACTCATTCAAGGACCAGATCTTACCAATGGATTGATAGGTGTTCTCTTCAGATGGAGAAAGGATGAAGTTGCTGTAATGGCTGACATTCAATCCATGTTTTATCAAGTCAGAGTCACGCCAGACCAATGCGACATGCTCCGCTACCTGTGGTGGCCAGATGGGGACATAGCCAAGAAACCTGTAGAATACAGGATGTTGGTGCATCTTTTTGGAGCAACGTCATCCCCCAGTTGCTCTAATTATGCACTGAAGAGAATAGCAAAGGACAACCAAGGATGCACAAGAGAAGCAGTGCTAGATGCGATAGAGAATGACTTCTATGTTGACGATTTCCTCAAATCGGTACCAACACAGGAAGAAGGAATCACTCTAGCAAAAGAGATGAAACAAGTCTTGGCAGAAGGAGGTTTCAAGTTAACCAAATGGTCAAGCAACAACAGGGAAGTGTTGAATTCCATTCCGAAAGAGGATCATGCTGTCGAGATAAAGGACCTGGACCTGAAGAAGGAAATTCTTCCTACTGAGCGAGCTCTTGGTGTACAATGGGACCCAGAAAAAGATCGGCTTGGCTTCAAACTGAAAGAAAAGTCCAGAAAGGCTACTCGACGAAATATTTTGTCTGTGATGAGCTCAGTTTATGATCCGTTCGGAATTGCAGCACCATACGTTCTGAAGGCAAAAATGATTCTTCAAGAATTATGTCAAGCCAAATTAGACTGGGATCAGTCTATTCCCGAGAAACAGAGAAAGGAATGGGAACATTGGATGGATGAGCTGCATAACCTGGAGCAGGTTAAGATCGACAGGTGCCTCAAACCAAAGAATTTCGGGAAGGTGACAAATGCACATTTGCATCATTTTGCAGATGCGAGCAAGAACGGATATGGCGTTGTGACCTACTTAAGACAGATAAATGAAGACGATGAAGTTCATGTGGCATACGTAGCAGGAAAGGCGAGAGTTGCACCTCTGAAACCTCATACTATCGTCAAGATGGAACTGACTGCAGCTACACTAGCAGTGAAACAGGACACTATGATAAggagagaaatgaaaatggatCTGGACCAGTCAGTGTTCTGGACGGACAGCCAAACGGTActgaaatacatttcaaatgaaaCGGCCAGATATCCCGTTTTTGTGACGAACCGGCTGAGTATCATCAGGGATGGATCAGAGGTAATCCAGTGGAAGTACATTCCCACAAAGTTAAATCCGGCTGACCATGCGTCCAGGGGACTTGATGCCAGTGAGCTGACCAAGAAAAAAGAGTGGCTTGAAGGACCAGAATTTCTGAAGGAATCTGAAGAAATGTGGCCATCTGATGTGAAAGTTACTGTAGATGAGAAAGATGGTGATGAGCCACAGGGAGAAGTGAATGAGATATACATTCACACCACAAGGACAAATGAGGAAAATCCTGTAAATGCACTCCTGTCACATTACTCTGACTGGAACAAATTGAAAAGAGGAGTTGCCTGGATACTGAAGCTCAAGAAAGGGCTACAAGACAAGATGAAGGGAAAAGTTGGCAATTCAGAAGAGGAAAGATTCAATTTGACGTGCAAAGACATTGAAGAGGCTGAACTGGCAATAATTCAACATGTACAGCTTGAATCATACCCAGATGAGATGAAACGTCTTGCTCATGGGAAGGGATTGCCAAAGAATTCTACTATCAGCAGCCTGGATCCAATGCTAAGTGATGGGCTACTCAAAGTCGGTGGAAGGTTGCAACATGCTCAGATGCCAAGCAGTGCAAAACATCAGTACATTCTACCAAGAAAGCACCATGTAACCACTCTTGTGATGCAGCATGTACATAGGAGAGTTGGTCATCAGGGACAAAACCACATGGTAGCAGAAATAAGACAGAAGTACTGGATAGTAGGAGTCGGAGTATTAGCCCGAAACATAGCAAAAAGGTGTATCATCTGCAGAAAGGCCCAAGGAAAAGCTGGTTATCAGAAGATGGCTGAGCTTCCAAGCAGTAGAGTCCAGGGTGACGAGCCGGTATTCACCAAAGTTGGCATGGACTATTTCGGTCCTTTTGAGATAAAGTGTGGAAGAAGCATGCGGAAAAGGTACGGTGTAATCTTCACATGCATGACCAGTAGAGCGGTGCATATTGAAGTTGCATCAAGCCTAGACACCAGCTCTTGTATTGATGCAATTCGTCGTTTCGTCAGCCGAAGAGGACCTGTGAAGGAGATGTTCTCAGATAATGGGACAAATCTGGTAGGAGCTGACAAGGAATTGAGTGAAGCATTAAAGGGCCTGAATCAAGAGCAAATGATGAATTTCCATGCAAGCCATGGCATGAAGTGGCACTTCAACCCCCCAGCTGCTTCCCATCAAGGAGGTGTATGGGAACGTCAAATAAGAACAGTCAGAAAGATACTAAAGGCAATTCTGGCAGAACAATATCTAAAGACGTCACAGAACGAGGAACAGCTCAATACACTCCTATGTGAAGTGGAGGCCATTATTAACAGTAGGCCTCTCACGAGATGTTCTGACAACCCCAATGATCTGGACGTAATCTCACCAAACAGCCTACTGACGATGAAGACTTCAATGATGCTGCCCCCCGGGACCTTTGATGTCAAGGATGTCTACGCGAAGAGGCGCTGGAAGCAGATGCAATACCTGGCAGACCTGTTCTGGAGGAGGTGGATAAAGGAGTATCTACCTTCGCTACAACAACGGCAGAAATGGTTACAACCTGGTCGTAACCTCCAAGTTGGTGACGTCGTACTCATCGCAGATGAAACAGCACCTAGATGTTCTTGGTCTATGGCGCGTGTCCAAGAGGTTATGCCAGACAAGAAGGGATTCGTCCGCAGAGCGAAGGTGAAAACCGCGACGTCAGTGCTGACTAGGCCGGTGACCAAATTGTGTCTTCTTTTGGAGCAGGAAGCGTGA